The Cellvibrio zantedeschiae genomic sequence CATCGCTACTGTTGCTGGTGGCGATACGCAATTGTTGTTGAGTTTCTTTGAATGCGAGGATTTTTTGATAATTAGTGATGTTTCTTACAAAAATAACCGGCTCCCACCCACGCGAATAACCATAAGTCGCCTTGGAAAAATATTCTTGCTTGGCTAGGAGGGGAAATACTTTGCTGACATCTTTCCAGCTGTTGGCGTCACCTTTTAAACGTCGGGTTAATGCACGCGCATCGTCCAAATGGCCGATACCTTGGTTGTAAGCGGCGAGCGCCATATATAGACGTTCCTCTTCGCCCTCAATACTTTTGGGGAGAGTATCCAACAAGTAGCGTAAGTATTTAGCGCCGCCGTAAATGCTTTGTTTGGGGTCATCCAAATTTTTAACACCCAACTCCCGTGCCGTATCTGGCGTCAACATCATAAATCCACGAACACCCGTGGGCGATTGTGCATTGGGAATCCATTGCGATTCCTGATAGCCCAGCGCGGCGAGTAACTGCCAGTCCAGATTGTATTGTGCGGCAGCTGCTTTAATGGTGTCTGCCCAGCGAGGGAAGCGCTTGTCGTAGCGCAGGCTAAACATCAACGCATCATCAGTATTAACTTCAATAAACTGTTCGAAGAAGTGCGATGAAATTTTAGCGAGCTCGCCATTAGCCTTAACCTTGGCGATATATTTTTCAGCCGCGTCGTAAAGACTCTTATCGCGCGATGGCTTGAAAGCCCAGGACAAAGGCTGAGCGGCATTCAAATCGAAGGCGACCTGGGTATGGGGATATGAGTAGCGGTGAATATCAAAAATAGCAGAATCAACAACAGCGTAATCCGCATGGCCGCGTTCAACCATATCGAGCAGATCCGTCATTTCCACGTTTTCTACCAGTTCCCATTGGATATCTGGCAATGATTGCTGGAGTTCTTGTAGCGGAACAGGAATAGAAGCCTTGTTCACCACCAATACGCGTTTACCGGCCAAGTCTTTAACGCTTGCAGGGGCTGTCTGGTTGCTGTTGTACACCAACTCCAGATTAAGCTTCATGAAATCTGAGGTGTAAGTGTAGTGCTGCTTGGTGGTATGGGCGTTGATTACGCTTGGGCTAGCAAGATCAAATTGTGGATTGTCGCTGTTGTCCAGCAAATCACTAATAGGTGCTTCATCTTTAATGACGAGCTTTACGCCCAATTCATCGGCAAAACCTTTGAGTAATGTATATTCAAAGCCTGTAATGCCTTCAGGGCCTTGGTAATGGCTGATAGGACCATTGCGGGACAGCACGCGCAATTCGCCTGCAGTGCGAACTTGCTCGAGCTTACTAGCGGGTGCACTGCGAACTAAAAGAGCAGTACAACAAATTAATAATATGGCAATTAATAAATTGGAAATGGAAAAACGTTTTACAACATTACGCTTTCGGCTTTCCATAATATTTAATCCGGCCATGGGGGAATCTCCGGTTTTTGAATTGCATCGCCCGAAATGGGAAATAACTTCGTATATGCACTCATGCCGAATCTAATCCATTACTGACCCGTGCAACATGGGGACCATGGTAAAGCCATAGGATACCCCTGCATAGCTTGTTTTCTGAGCAAAACTGGGGTAGTCACCTGGGTATAAAACAATCAAAAAAACGAAAAAATCTTTATAAACAAATGCTTATGAAAAGCTCTTTGCCTTGCTTCTCAGCATAAAAAAAGGTGAAAAAAATTGGATTTTTGTAGTTTCCTGAGCTACCAGAGCGAGTAAAAGTGGTCAAAACCAAGGTTTTTCTTAGATCTTTTTGTAAAAAACGGTGAAAAAAGTGCACAAAAACAGATCATTTGTCTGATGTTTCAAGTAAATGCGGGGCATTTGTTAACAAAAACAACGTACCTGGGGTTCCAGAATGAAACTTGACCCTCAATTCAAAAGCTACCGATTGAGCTCGCTTAATTGTGATACAAGCTTCAAGAATCAGAATTTGGGCTACTTGTAGTTTTTACACGATTGCTTCTGACAAAAAGATAAACAAGCACAACAGACAACACTGTACCTATGATGCTAGGTAATATTTGGCTCCAAGGTTGAAAGTCGCGTATTAAATTTCCAGAGGCAGCAGAAGCCGCCGCGAAGTAGTTGCCAACAATCTTGAATCCGTGGTCAACCGGCCAAATTTTACGTGTCCATGTTCTTACCCAAAAGTTTCGAGACAAGTCATATAAAGCGATAGCCGAGGTTATTCCCACGAGAGAATATCCCATCGTTGGGGACCAAGAGGCTGAACTATTTTTGGACATAAAGGTAAGCAATAGTGCGCCTGCACCTATGGCACAAACCGACATAGCATTGTCCATCAGCTGTGGACCTGTCGTTTTAATTTTGAGTGCACGAACACTGCTAAAGAACCCGTACCAAGCGGATAGGGTGATGGCGATCAATGCCGGTGGCGATCGAAAGAAAATTATTCCAATCAAGGCGCTGATCAATACAACCAAATAAAGCTTGGCATAAATACGGCCAGCGCGCTTATGCCAAGTTCCGCCTTTTTGGCTAATCAGGGGAATCAACCCCACAACGAGTAATAAGCCGCCGACAATAACATGAGTATATATATTAATTATTTGAAACAGACTCATTGTAGTTTCCTTGAGATTTAAATGGTTGTGTAGAATTTTGCCTTTAGATAATAGCAACGCCAACGACTACAAAAGTGAAGTAACCCAATAGCTGGCCAAGCTGCGCGTGCGAGTACCTTTCACAAGACCCAGTATAAAAAGCCACAACTATGGTGATTACCCTGCAACAGCATGGATGGAGACGTCACCAACAAGGTACTAGCGAAGGTGAATAGTGATATTAGTAGTGGAATCAACCGCAAATTTCGCCTCGGAATAGCTGGGTTGCCCCATGGCGCCACCGTTGTTGGAAAAGCCGTAACCCTCCTTGGGAATACCAATCAGGTTTTTATCAATAGAACCATTTTCGTTTTCGTCCTGAAACAATTTTATCGCGTAGTCCCCACTGGGCACATCAAAGTGGACGGTCATGGTCTTGTCTGTCACCGTCACTTTTTTTCCGCCAAAAGTGTTCTGGTTAGATTTGTAGGTAGCTTCTGAATTGTATAAAGCAATCATCATCACGCCTTTGGTTTTCTCAATGTTATCTATGGTGAGCACCAGGTCGTGAGCGAAACAATTAACAGAAAATAGACTGCTGGCAAATAAACTGCCGAAAAGAAGTGATTGTTTGGTGAGTTTCATCATTTAGCCCTGAGTTGTTTATTTAGGTTTGGAGAGATTAATGTTTAATTGGGTGTTGCGCGCGTGGAATCTGTCATGTTTGACGCGTGACAAATGGCATATGGCGAGCTAAGGGAGAGTTGGTTACTCTGGGAGGCTTCTAACTCGTGGCTCCGCCACCATAAGCAACCACCGATGCTGGCAATTGCATGAAATATATAAAAACAGAACAGCTGTTATTGACCTTGGCTGGAGTTACCACCTGGGCATTGGTCGCTTTAGTGGAGGTTAATGCCGTCAGGGGAAAGCCCTACTGGCATTGGATGGCAATTGGTTATGTGCTGTTTTTGCTCTTCTTTTTGTCTGTTGCCAGCGGTTATCTTCAACAAACTAGGCAGCAGCTTGGCAAGATGTTGCTTGTGCTGCAGCTTTCAATTGTTGCTGCACTCCTATTTGCTCATTCGTGGGTTGTCACCC encodes the following:
- the mltF gene encoding membrane-bound lytic murein transglycosylase MltF, whose protein sequence is MAGLNIMESRKRNVVKRFSISNLLIAILLICCTALLVRSAPASKLEQVRTAGELRVLSRNGPISHYQGPEGITGFEYTLLKGFADELGVKLVIKDEAPISDLLDNSDNPQFDLASPSVINAHTTKQHYTYTSDFMKLNLELVYNSNQTAPASVKDLAGKRVLVVNKASIPVPLQELQQSLPDIQWELVENVEMTDLLDMVERGHADYAVVDSAIFDIHRYSYPHTQVAFDLNAAQPLSWAFKPSRDKSLYDAAEKYIAKVKANGELAKISSHFFEQFIEVNTDDALMFSLRYDKRFPRWADTIKAAAAQYNLDWQLLAALGYQESQWIPNAQSPTGVRGFMMLTPDTARELGVKNLDDPKQSIYGGAKYLRYLLDTLPKSIEGEEERLYMALAAYNQGIGHLDDARALTRRLKGDANSWKDVSKVFPLLAKQEYFSKATYGYSRGWEPVIFVRNITNYQKILAFKETQQQLRIATSNSSDELNFTETAQTKSALEKLNQLRVSSASSLSFL
- a CDS encoding DUF2141 domain-containing protein, translated to MMKLTKQSLLFGSLFASSLFSVNCFAHDLVLTIDNIEKTKGVMMIALYNSEATYKSNQNTFGGKKVTVTDKTMTVHFDVPSGDYAIKLFQDENENGSIDKNLIGIPKEGYGFSNNGGAMGQPSYSEAKFAVDSTTNITIHLR